A genome region from Geminicoccus roseus DSM 18922 includes the following:
- a CDS encoding SDR family NAD(P)-dependent oxidoreductase — translation MTEPAQGILGAGTASYDLSGRVAVVTGGSRGIGAAIAAALRTAGAVVTVWDRDPLPEQADHAIAVDVTDRASLDAAMQATLGRHGRLDILVNNAGFAGPAMPLVDYPHEQWRRIVDVNLIGTYLACQVAVPALVANGWGRVVNIASLAGKEGTPNASAYSAAKAGVLALTKSLGKELAGSGVLVNAIAPAAVRTTLLEQMSPQHVQIMIDKSPLKRLGEPEEVAELAMWLCSASCSFNTGAVFDLSGGRATY, via the coding sequence ATGACGGAACCAGCGCAGGGTATCTTGGGGGCGGGCACCGCCAGCTACGACCTGTCAGGACGGGTCGCCGTGGTGACCGGCGGCTCCCGCGGGATCGGCGCCGCCATCGCGGCGGCCCTGCGCACCGCCGGCGCCGTCGTCACCGTCTGGGACCGCGACCCGCTGCCGGAGCAGGCGGACCACGCCATCGCGGTCGACGTCACCGACAGGGCCTCCCTGGACGCCGCGATGCAGGCGACGCTCGGCCGCCACGGTCGCCTGGACATCCTGGTCAACAATGCCGGCTTCGCCGGCCCGGCCATGCCGCTGGTCGACTACCCGCACGAGCAGTGGCGCCGGATCGTCGACGTCAACCTGATCGGCACCTACCTCGCCTGCCAGGTGGCGGTGCCGGCCCTGGTCGCGAACGGCTGGGGCCGGGTCGTGAACATCGCCTCGCTCGCCGGCAAGGAAGGCACGCCCAACGCCAGCGCCTACAGCGCCGCCAAGGCCGGGGTCCTGGCGCTCACCAAGTCGCTGGGCAAGGAACTGGCCGGCAGCGGCGTGCTGGTCAACGCCATCGCCCCGGCGGCGGTGCGCACCACGCTGCTGGAGCAGATGAGCCCGCAGCACGTCCAGATCATGATCGACAAGAGCCCGCTCAAGCGCCTGGGCGAGCCGGAGGAGGTGGCGGAGCTGGCCATGTGGCTGTGCTCGGCCAGCTGCAGCTTCAACACCGGCGCGGTGTTCGACCTGTCCGGCGGACGCGCCACCTACTGA
- a CDS encoding glycerol-3-phosphate dehydrogenase/oxidase has translation MNDRRQHLDRLRARTDWPVVIVGAGINGIATFRDLSLQGVDCLLIDTGDFCSGASSAPSRMIHGGLKYLETGEFRLVGEATHERNRLLKNAPHLVRPLETVVPLHSRLGGLTDAVGRFFGRKGGGEDRGAWIVKLGFALYDFLGRKERTMPTHRMMDRAQALESVPGLDPSIVGAGIYYDAWITQPERLGVELVLDGEAANPASLGLNHVALDSHEADRLVLVDRIGGERFEVRPTILVNAAGAWIDGANRAAGISSRHIGGTKGSHLLLDHPGMHRALAGRMIYFGRKDGRICLAYPFLDKVLTGSTDLRTTSPDSVVCEDSEIDYMLGALREVFPKLRIERDQIVYTYCGVRPLPASDAANPGAVSRDHSMPVHEPRDGRPFPVLCLVGGKWTTFRAFGAEVADAVLARLGRPRRTGTENLPIGGGRPNGRAGDDPRLAQLHARYGSRAHDFLATLEGVNDPDRPLAYLPEFGTREIAWLCLAERAPTLADLVLRRTTIAITGRASLPAIEEMAGIAARTLGWDEARSTREIQDLLDELASRHRTEATATGQRLCP, from the coding sequence GTGAACGATCGTCGCCAGCATCTGGATCGTCTGCGGGCCAGGACAGACTGGCCGGTGGTGATCGTCGGCGCCGGGATCAACGGCATCGCGACCTTCCGCGACCTGTCCCTGCAGGGCGTCGACTGCCTGCTGATCGACACGGGCGACTTCTGCTCCGGCGCCAGCTCCGCACCCTCGCGGATGATCCATGGCGGCCTGAAATACCTGGAGACCGGCGAGTTCCGCCTGGTCGGCGAGGCCACCCACGAGCGCAACCGCCTGCTCAAGAACGCCCCGCATCTGGTCCGCCCGCTGGAGACGGTGGTCCCGCTGCACTCGCGTCTGGGCGGTCTCACCGATGCGGTCGGCCGCTTCTTCGGCAGGAAGGGCGGCGGCGAGGACCGGGGTGCCTGGATCGTCAAGCTGGGCTTCGCCCTCTACGACTTCCTGGGCCGCAAGGAGCGGACCATGCCGACCCACCGGATGATGGACCGCGCACAGGCGCTGGAATCGGTGCCGGGCCTGGACCCGTCGATCGTGGGGGCCGGCATCTACTACGACGCCTGGATCACCCAGCCCGAGCGCTTAGGGGTCGAGCTGGTCCTGGACGGCGAGGCCGCCAATCCCGCCTCGCTCGGCCTGAACCACGTCGCCCTGGACTCCCACGAGGCCGACCGGCTGGTCCTGGTCGACCGGATCGGGGGCGAGCGCTTCGAGGTCCGCCCGACCATCCTGGTCAACGCCGCGGGCGCCTGGATCGACGGCGCCAATCGCGCGGCCGGGATCAGCTCCCGCCATATCGGCGGCACCAAGGGCTCCCATTTGCTGCTCGACCATCCCGGGATGCACCGGGCGCTGGCCGGCCGGATGATCTATTTCGGCCGCAAGGACGGCCGGATCTGCCTGGCCTACCCGTTCCTGGACAAGGTGCTGACCGGCTCCACCGATTTGCGCACCACCAGCCCGGACAGCGTGGTCTGCGAGGATTCCGAGATCGACTACATGCTGGGCGCCCTGCGCGAGGTGTTCCCCAAGCTGCGCATCGAGCGCGACCAGATCGTCTACACCTATTGCGGCGTCCGCCCGCTGCCGGCCAGCGACGCCGCCAACCCCGGCGCGGTCAGCCGCGACCACTCGATGCCGGTCCACGAGCCGCGCGACGGCCGGCCCTTCCCGGTGCTGTGCCTGGTCGGCGGCAAGTGGACGACCTTCCGCGCGTTCGGCGCCGAGGTGGCCGACGCGGTGCTGGCCCGTCTCGGGCGGCCGCGCCGGACCGGCACCGAGAACCTGCCGATCGGCGGCGGCCGCCCGAACGGCAGAGCGGGCGACGATCCCCGCCTGGCGCAGCTGCACGCCCGCTACGGCAGCCGCGCCCACGACTTCCTGGCGACGCTGGAAGGCGTGAACGACCCGGACCGCCCGCTGGCCTACCTGCCGGAATTCGGCACCCGCGAGATCGCCTGGCTGTGCCTGGCCGAGCGCGCGCCGACCCTGGCCGACCTCGTGCTGCGCCGCACCACCATCGCGATCACCGGGCGGGCCTCCCTGCCCGCCATCGAGGAGATGGCCGGGATCGCCGCGCGCACGCTTGGCTGGGATGAGGCCCGCAGCACTCGGGAGATCCAGGACCTGCTGGACGAGCTGGCAAGCCGCCACCGCACCGAGGCCACCGCCACAGGGCAGCGCCTTTGCCCATGA
- a CDS encoding SRPBCC family protein — protein MDERSVQHATFVIERRFKASPARVFHAWADPAARARWESPGEDWTMEDLPRDFRVGGEEVARFGPKGGPMFEARTRYHEIRPERRILFSYEMHGLAEGGGLGSVSLASVELLQSGSGTRLIFTEQGTFLDGSDTPEMRQEGWDAMLSKLVAVVDEAG, from the coding sequence ATGGATGAGCGTTCCGTGCAGCATGCCACCTTCGTGATCGAGCGGCGCTTCAAGGCCTCGCCGGCTCGGGTGTTCCATGCCTGGGCCGATCCGGCGGCGCGCGCCCGGTGGGAATCGCCGGGCGAGGACTGGACCATGGAGGACCTGCCGCGCGACTTCCGGGTCGGCGGCGAGGAGGTCGCCCGGTTCGGGCCGAAGGGCGGGCCCATGTTCGAGGCGCGCACCCGCTACCACGAGATCCGGCCGGAGCGGCGCATCCTGTTCTCCTACGAGATGCACGGCCTTGCCGAAGGCGGCGGGCTGGGCTCGGTGTCGCTGGCCAGCGTCGAACTGCTCCAAAGCGGCAGCGGGACCAGGCTGATCTTCACCGAGCAGGGGACGTTCCTGGATGGCTCCGACACGCCGGAGATGCGCCAGGAAGGCTGGGACGCGATGCTGTCCAAGCTGGTCGCCGTGGTGGACGAGGCCGGCTGA
- a CDS encoding DeoR/GlpR family DNA-binding transcription regulator, producing the protein MSDPHGQGGERRRQKILDLLMERGSVTVDDLAASFRISRMTVHRDLDQLALDQLVRKVRGGATIESSTLMESDFRWRTKVALDEKAAIARAALEFVEPGQSVIIDAGTTVGGLAELLVERRPLTVITNNLAVIQALALVDRITLITLGGQYSRRFHGFFGMATEEMLAGLRADVAFLGTSSVSGTLAFHQDQDIVKTKRGMIASATRSYLLVDRSKFGRTALHVLTDLAKFAAIVTGPGGLPETTTRPLQEAEIRLVEAPG; encoded by the coding sequence ATGAGCGACCCGCACGGCCAGGGCGGCGAGCGCCGCCGCCAGAAGATCCTGGACCTCCTGATGGAGCGGGGCTCGGTCACGGTCGACGATCTGGCCGCGAGCTTTCGGATCAGCCGGATGACGGTGCATCGCGACCTGGACCAGCTGGCCCTGGACCAGCTGGTGCGCAAGGTGCGCGGCGGCGCCACCATCGAATCCTCGACCCTGATGGAAAGCGACTTTCGCTGGCGCACCAAGGTGGCATTGGACGAGAAGGCCGCGATCGCCAGGGCTGCCCTGGAGTTCGTCGAGCCCGGCCAGTCGGTGATCATCGACGCCGGCACCACGGTGGGGGGCTTGGCCGAGCTGTTGGTCGAGCGCCGCCCGCTCACCGTGATCACCAACAACCTGGCGGTGATCCAGGCCCTGGCGCTGGTCGACCGGATCACCCTGATCACGCTGGGCGGCCAGTACAGCCGCCGCTTCCACGGCTTCTTCGGCATGGCCACCGAGGAGATGCTGGCTGGCCTGCGCGCCGACGTGGCGTTTCTCGGCACCTCCTCGGTCTCGGGCACGCTGGCCTTCCACCAGGACCAGGACATCGTGAAGACCAAGCGCGGCATGATCGCGTCCGCCACCCGCTCCTATCTCCTGGTCGACCGCTCCAAGTTCGGCCGCACCGCCCTGCACGTGCTGACCGACCTCGCCAAGTTCGCCGCGATCGTCACCGGGCCGGGCGGCCTGCCCGAGACCACCACCCGGCCGCTGCAAGAAGCGGAGATCCGCCTGGTCGAGGCGCCGGGCTGA
- a CDS encoding alcohol dehydrogenase catalytic domain-containing protein — protein MKNPNSRMTAIVCHAPKDYRVEQVARPVPGPREIVIRIGACGICASDCKCWSGAPMFWEGKQPYVKPPVIPGHEFFGYVDELGEGADAHFGVGVGDMVIAEQIVPCDKCRYCRSGQYWMCEVHNIYGFQREVADGGMAEYMRIGETARLHKIPAEMPADDAGIIEPLACAIHTVQRGDVQLDDVVVIAGAGPIGLMMVQVAKLKTPRKLVVIDMVAERRELALKFGADVAIDPANEDAAAIVKGLTGGYGCDVYIEATGAPAGVTQGLELIRKLGRFVEFSVFGAPTTADWSIIGDRKELDIRGAHLGPYCYPIAIDLLMRGLVTSKGIVTHEYPLEAWDEAIGMAYGLDSIKVLLKPRR, from the coding sequence ATGAAGAACCCGAACTCCCGCATGACCGCGATCGTCTGTCATGCGCCCAAGGACTACCGGGTCGAGCAGGTGGCCCGGCCGGTGCCGGGGCCACGGGAGATCGTGATCCGGATCGGGGCCTGCGGGATCTGCGCCAGCGACTGCAAGTGCTGGTCGGGCGCGCCGATGTTCTGGGAGGGCAAGCAGCCTTACGTGAAGCCGCCGGTGATCCCCGGCCACGAGTTCTTCGGCTATGTCGACGAGCTGGGCGAGGGGGCGGACGCGCATTTCGGGGTGGGCGTCGGCGACATGGTGATCGCCGAGCAGATCGTGCCCTGCGACAAGTGCCGCTACTGCCGCTCCGGCCAGTACTGGATGTGCGAGGTCCACAACATCTACGGCTTCCAGCGCGAGGTCGCCGATGGCGGGATGGCCGAGTACATGCGGATCGGCGAGACCGCCCGGCTGCACAAGATCCCGGCGGAGATGCCGGCGGACGATGCCGGGATCATCGAGCCGCTCGCCTGCGCGATCCACACCGTGCAGCGCGGCGACGTGCAGCTGGACGACGTGGTGGTGATCGCCGGGGCGGGGCCGATCGGGCTGATGATGGTCCAGGTCGCGAAGCTGAAGACGCCCAGGAAGCTGGTGGTGATCGACATGGTGGCCGAGCGGCGCGAGCTGGCGCTCAAGTTCGGCGCGGACGTGGCGATCGACCCCGCCAACGAGGACGCGGCGGCGATCGTGAAGGGGCTGACCGGCGGCTATGGCTGCGACGTCTATATCGAGGCGACCGGCGCGCCGGCCGGGGTGACCCAGGGGCTGGAGCTGATCCGCAAGCTCGGCCGGTTCGTGGAGTTCTCGGTGTTCGGCGCCCCCACCACGGCGGACTGGTCGATCATCGGCGACCGCAAGGAACTGGACATCCGCGGCGCGCACCTGGGTCCCTACTGCTACCCGATCGCGATCGACCTGCTCATGCGCGGGCTGGTGACGTCGAAGGGGATCGTCACCCACGAGTACCCGCTGGAAGCCTGGGACGAGGCGATCGGGATGGCGTACGGGCTGGATTCCATCAAGGTCCTGCTCAAGCCCAGGCGCTGA
- a CDS encoding SRPBCC family protein, with protein MSSTPAADRRLIAGTPSDREILIRRVFAAPPERVYDALLTPELVRRWLLGPPGGSMPVCEIDPREGGSYRYVWRNQDGSEMSVAGTFRELDRPRRVVHTERFDPPWYPGDALVTTELTATDGGTLMTVTVRYDTQEARDQVLASPMEQGLGASYDRLDALLA; from the coding sequence ATGAGCAGCACGCCCGCCGCCGACCGCCGCCTGATCGCCGGAACCCCGTCGGACCGGGAGATCCTGATCCGCCGGGTGTTCGCCGCACCGCCCGAGCGGGTCTATGATGCCCTGCTCACGCCCGAGCTCGTGCGGCGCTGGCTCCTGGGCCCGCCCGGCGGCTCGATGCCGGTCTGCGAGATCGACCCGCGCGAGGGCGGCAGCTACCGCTATGTCTGGCGCAACCAGGACGGCAGCGAGATGAGCGTGGCCGGCACCTTCCGCGAGCTGGACCGGCCCAGGCGGGTGGTCCACACCGAGCGGTTCGACCCGCCCTGGTATCCAGGCGATGCGCTGGTGACCACGGAGCTGACCGCAACGGACGGCGGCACCCTGATGACCGTCACCGTGCGCTACGACACGCAGGAAGCCCGCGACCAGGTCCTGGCCTCGCCCATGGAGCAGGGCCTGGGCGCCAGCTACGACCGGCTGGACGCCCTGCTGGCCTGA
- a CDS encoding YcnI family copper-binding membrane protein translates to MLKHFLAAAALVAGAAPALAHVTLETQEAQVPSTYKAVFRVGHGCEGKPTIRLRVQVPEGVISVRPQPKPGWTIELVKGPYEQTYDYYGTPLAEGVKEVVWSGGSLPDEYYDEFVMRTYLTPGLPVGSVLYFPVVQECPDGAAERWIEIPESGKSLDDYETPAAALKLLPKE, encoded by the coding sequence ATGCTGAAGCATTTTCTTGCCGCCGCCGCCCTCGTCGCCGGCGCCGCGCCCGCCCTCGCCCACGTCACCCTGGAGACCCAGGAAGCGCAGGTGCCCTCCACCTACAAGGCGGTGTTCCGGGTGGGACATGGCTGCGAGGGCAAGCCGACGATCCGGCTGCGCGTGCAGGTGCCGGAGGGCGTGATCTCGGTGCGGCCGCAGCCCAAGCCCGGCTGGACCATCGAGCTGGTCAAAGGCCCCTACGAGCAGACCTACGACTATTACGGCACCCCCCTCGCCGAGGGCGTGAAGGAGGTGGTCTGGTCCGGCGGCAGCCTGCCCGACGAATATTACGACGAGTTCGTGATGCGCACCTACCTGACGCCCGGCCTGCCGGTGGGCTCGGTGCTCTACTTCCCGGTGGTCCAGGAATGCCCGGACGGTGCCGCCGAGCGCTGGATCGAGATCCCCGAATCCGGCAAGTCGCTGGACGACTACGAGACCCCGGCAGCCGCGCTGAAGCTCCTGCCCAAGGAGTGA
- a CDS encoding oxygenase MpaB family protein has product MRRVPPPTSKDAARKPAPRLSSSLARPVKAAIAAQVVALFNDRGRGEKPVPRHPDGLFGKDSVAWRVHGDVASMMVGGVAGLLLQMLHPAVLAGVWDHSNFRADMHGRLRRTARFIAQTTYGERSEALAAIERVRRIHDQVRGTLPDGTPYLANDPALLAWVHVTETTSFLAGWIRYAEPRMSTADQDRYFAEMAVVGEALGASPVPRTRAEAEAIIQAMRPQLRCDRRTREVARLILTQPAHNAMAEPIQALTMEAGVDLLPAWAVAMHRMHARSFSRAFVRAGTLGVARTLRWAFQ; this is encoded by the coding sequence ATGAGACGAGTTCCGCCGCCGACCTCCAAGGATGCCGCCCGCAAGCCGGCCCCGCGCCTGTCCTCCAGCCTGGCGCGGCCGGTGAAGGCGGCGATCGCCGCCCAGGTGGTGGCCCTGTTCAACGACCGCGGCCGCGGCGAGAAGCCGGTGCCGCGCCATCCCGACGGGCTGTTCGGCAAGGATTCGGTGGCCTGGCGGGTCCATGGCGACGTCGCCTCGATGATGGTGGGCGGCGTGGCCGGGCTGCTTCTGCAGATGCTGCATCCGGCGGTGCTGGCCGGGGTGTGGGACCATTCCAACTTCCGCGCCGACATGCACGGCCGGCTGCGGCGCACCGCCCGGTTCATCGCCCAGACCACCTATGGCGAGCGCAGCGAGGCGCTGGCGGCGATCGAGCGGGTGCGCCGCATCCACGACCAGGTGCGCGGCACCCTGCCGGACGGCACGCCCTATCTCGCCAACGACCCGGCCCTGCTGGCCTGGGTGCATGTCACCGAGACCACCAGCTTTCTGGCCGGCTGGATCCGCTATGCCGAGCCGCGCATGTCGACCGCCGACCAGGACCGCTACTTCGCCGAGATGGCGGTGGTCGGCGAGGCGCTGGGCGCCAGCCCGGTGCCGCGCACGCGGGCGGAAGCGGAGGCGATCATCCAGGCGATGCGGCCGCAATTGCGCTGCGACCGGCGCACCCGCGAGGTGGCGCGCCTGATCCTGACCCAGCCGGCGCACAACGCCATGGCCGAGCCGATCCAGGCGCTGACCATGGAGGCGGGCGTCGACCTCCTGCCGGCCTGGGCGGTGGCGATGCACCGGATGCATGCCCGCTCGTTCAGCCGCGCCTTCGTGCGCGCCGGCACGCTGGGCGTGGCGCGCACGCTGCGCTGGGCGTTCCAGTAG
- a CDS encoding ArsR/SmtB family transcription factor: MLQQQPTLDRMFQALADPTRRAMVERLCQGPVPVKELARPLAMSLSAVVQHLQVLEASGLVRSEKAGRVRTCRIEPAALQAAEAWFAQRRALWERRFDRLAEHLGEGSPDKESG, translated from the coding sequence ATGCTTCAGCAACAGCCCACGCTCGACCGCATGTTCCAGGCCCTGGCCGATCCGACCCGGCGGGCCATGGTGGAGCGTCTGTGCCAGGGGCCGGTGCCGGTCAAGGAACTGGCCCGGCCGCTGGCGATGTCGCTCTCGGCGGTGGTCCAGCACCTGCAGGTGCTGGAGGCGAGCGGGCTGGTGCGGTCGGAGAAGGCCGGGCGGGTGCGGACCTGCCGGATCGAGCCGGCGGCCCTGCAGGCCGCCGAGGCCTGGTTCGCGCAGCGACGGGCGCTCTGGGAGCGCCGTTTCGACCGGCTGGCCGAGCATCTGGGCGAGGGATCGCCGGACAAGGAGAGCGGATGA
- a CDS encoding DUF2946 domain-containing protein has protein sequence MGSWVALVAIYLLVAQALLGATAFGERASASAAGVLPSILCGSGQQQHGPLPAEQAPGKAHLPDCCTTACPMLGPLPPPVTTALDLPPRSASGLVAPFAADSPPGRSTAYSPGNPRAPPRMA, from the coding sequence ATGGGTTCGTGGGTCGCGCTGGTCGCGATCTACCTGCTCGTTGCCCAGGCCCTGCTCGGCGCCACCGCCTTTGGCGAGCGCGCGTCGGCCAGCGCCGCCGGCGTCCTGCCCAGCATCCTGTGCGGCTCCGGCCAGCAGCAGCACGGCCCCCTCCCCGCCGAGCAGGCGCCCGGCAAGGCGCATCTGCCGGACTGTTGCACCACCGCCTGCCCGATGCTGGGCCCGCTGCCGCCGCCGGTCACGACCGCCCTCGACCTTCCGCCGCGCTCCGCCAGCGGGCTGGTCGCCCCGTTCGCCGCCGACAGCCCGCCTGGCCGGTCGACCGCTTACAGCCCCGGCAACCCCCGGGCCCCTCCCCGCATGGCGTGA
- a CDS encoding S1 family peptidase, which produces MSRYLSACLVLALLALPGAARAQADALEKLSAAVLQIQARDCDGGQDKVASGFLWQSPGQAVSALHAVAGCAALTAYSERAREIRPARVAKVLRAADLVLLKLDQPFDLEPATPSARPPGVGDALKAVGYSYDAPTLTDRDLKIAAGTSQLRDMLPSRVADEIRAAGAPDLDLVILRLNGTLVPGFSGAPIVDAQNLVVGVGSGGIEGGAAAISWGIPIAQVAVLERSDEPVDAGFQQAASLFGADLPTGSGRSVRCGELTFRLMRTRPFERLAATADDPVALQQVAAHLQVPPGQLAAWSFDIWVHADSGAAIALPEGASPEEEDGYCSVENLAGLVVGFAGSEVDGPLDAQASSVAFETGIAEAFPQFFWQVDPAWTYPFPHVNGKDGMVVHRKSFYGISQFTGQPAAYATEALASRGQAFIGIAVIAPEVDYQLLAACQFDPVQPACQELRAQALARAPFVLGALLTTFPPQ; this is translated from the coding sequence ATGTCCCGATACCTGAGCGCCTGCCTGGTCCTGGCGCTGCTGGCCCTGCCAGGCGCCGCCCGCGCGCAGGCCGACGCCCTGGAGAAGCTGTCCGCCGCGGTGCTGCAGATCCAGGCGCGCGACTGCGATGGCGGCCAGGACAAGGTGGCCAGCGGCTTTCTCTGGCAGTCTCCCGGCCAGGCGGTCAGTGCCCTTCATGCGGTAGCCGGCTGCGCCGCCCTCACCGCCTATTCCGAGCGCGCCCGGGAGATCCGCCCGGCCCGGGTGGCGAAGGTGCTGCGCGCGGCCGACCTGGTCCTGCTGAAGCTCGACCAGCCGTTCGACCTGGAGCCGGCGACACCCTCGGCGCGGCCGCCCGGGGTCGGCGACGCGCTCAAGGCCGTTGGCTACAGCTACGACGCGCCGACCCTGACCGACCGCGACCTGAAGATCGCGGCCGGTACCTCGCAGCTGCGCGACATGCTGCCGAGCCGGGTCGCCGACGAGATCCGCGCCGCCGGCGCCCCCGACCTGGACCTGGTGATCCTGCGCCTGAACGGCACGCTGGTGCCGGGCTTTTCCGGCGCGCCGATCGTCGACGCGCAGAACCTGGTGGTCGGCGTCGGCAGCGGCGGGATCGAGGGCGGGGCGGCGGCGATCAGCTGGGGCATCCCGATCGCCCAGGTCGCCGTCCTGGAGCGTTCCGACGAGCCCGTCGACGCCGGCTTCCAGCAGGCCGCCAGCCTGTTCGGCGCCGACCTGCCGACCGGCTCCGGGCGCAGCGTCCGCTGCGGCGAGCTGACCTTCCGGCTGATGCGGACCCGCCCGTTCGAGCGGCTGGCCGCCACCGCCGACGACCCGGTCGCCCTGCAGCAGGTGGCGGCCCACCTGCAGGTCCCGCCCGGCCAGCTGGCCGCCTGGAGCTTCGACATCTGGGTCCACGCGGACAGCGGTGCCGCCATCGCCCTGCCCGAGGGCGCCAGCCCGGAGGAGGAGGACGGGTACTGCAGCGTCGAGAACCTGGCCGGCCTGGTGGTCGGCTTTGCCGGCAGCGAGGTGGACGGCCCGCTCGATGCCCAGGCCAGTTCGGTCGCCTTCGAGACCGGGATCGCCGAGGCCTTCCCGCAGTTCTTCTGGCAGGTCGACCCGGCCTGGACCTATCCGTTCCCCCACGTCAACGGCAAGGACGGCATGGTGGTCCACCGCAAGAGCTTCTACGGGATCTCGCAGTTCACCGGCCAGCCCGCCGCCTACGCCACCGAGGCCCTGGCCAGCCGCGGCCAGGCCTTCATCGGCATCGCCGTGATCGCGCCGGAGGTCGACTACCAGCTGTTGGCCGCCTGCCAGTTCGACCCGGTCCAGCCCGCCTGCCAGGAGCTGCGCGCCCAGGCGCTGGCCAGGGCGCCGTTCGTGCTGGGCGCCCTGCTCACCACCTTCCCGCCCCAGTAG
- a CDS encoding BPSL0067 family protein produces the protein MIRTGLILAACLACVACEGRADGPSMPGQPAAYVGDVVGNGHCVPFVQEVAGVPRTAEWSPGAVVRGNHDLPPGTPIATFEADGTYASRTGSHAAIYIGQDQNGLWVYDQWKGQPVHKRLIRFKGGLGAKSGSKSNDGTRYRVIEFRGA, from the coding sequence ATGATCCGCACCGGCCTGATCCTGGCCGCCTGTCTCGCCTGCGTCGCCTGCGAAGGCCGCGCCGATGGCCCGTCCATGCCCGGCCAGCCGGCCGCCTATGTCGGCGACGTGGTCGGCAACGGCCATTGCGTGCCGTTCGTGCAGGAGGTGGCGGGCGTGCCGCGCACCGCGGAATGGTCGCCCGGCGCTGTGGTGCGCGGCAACCACGACCTGCCCCCCGGCACCCCCATCGCCACCTTCGAGGCGGACGGCACCTACGCGTCGCGCACCGGCAGCCACGCCGCCATCTATATCGGCCAGGACCAGAACGGCCTGTGGGTCTACGACCAGTGGAAGGGCCAGCCGGTCCACAAGCGCCTGATCCGCTTCAAGGGCGGCCTCGGCGCGAAAAGCGGCAGCAAGAGCAACGACGGCACCCGCTACCGGGTGATCGAGTTCCGCGGCGCCTGA